From the genome of Leptotrichia sp. HSP-342:
CCACTTGAAGTAAATGCAAACGGAATAAGAAAAACATTTGAAAGACATCCAGACTGGGACAGATATATGTATCCATACAAGGAATTTTGGGAAATTGTGAAGCAGTATAATGTTAGAACGATAATTGGTTCGGATGCACACGATTTTAACAGAATGGAAGATAAAGAGATGGAAATTGCAAGGGAGTTTGCAAAGGAAATTGGTCTGAATGTAATTGAGAGTATTTTTTAGAATTGTAAAATTTAACAGGAGGAATTAAATTGAAGAAAATAATTTTATTTATTTGTATTTTAATAGGAGTGAGTTCGTGTTCTTATATTAATTATGTAAAACAATATACTGCAAAAACTAAAAATGAGGGAAGGCAAGATAAAATAGGGAGAGAACTTTTAGAAAAAAATACACAAAAAATAGTATGGAATGAAATGGAATTAATAGTTCCAGAAAATACAACAATAGATACAAATGGAAGATTAAATTATAATAACCAAGAATTAGAAATAGAATTTAAAAAAACTAATAATAGAGAAGAACTTTGTAGAAATAAATCTTATAAAATACAATGGTTTAAAAAATATAATGAAGATTATGTTACTTTGGGAGGTTATAGATACGATAATTTAAAATATCACTCAGATAGTAATTTAAAATTGGCTGAAAGAATAGCTATAAAAAATAAGTTCAGTGAGTGTCGATAAGTAATTAAATTTAAAAGAAAGGAAGTATGGTAAATATGACACAATTGATAGTATATTTATCATATAAAGAATTAAGATGAAAAAAATAATTTTGTTTATTTGTATTTTATTAGGATTAAACTCTTGTGATATAATTGCCGAATCAATTCGTGAGGCACATCGTGATGCTAAAGGGTATGGAGAAGTAACTAAATCGGAAAGGAAACAAGATAAAATAGGGAGAGAACTTATAAAAAAAAATACACAAAAAATAGTATGGAATGAAATAGAATTGATAATTCCAGAAAATACAGCAATAGATGATAAAGGGAGGTTAGTTTATGATAATCAAGAATTAGAAATAAAATTTCATACTGTCACTAGAAAAGAAAATATTTGTGGTGCCGAAGTGTCTTATAAAAAAGAATGGTATAAGAAATATAATGATAGTTACTATATTTTAGAATTTCATACATATCAAAATTTAATTTTTCATACAAATAGTAATTTAAAATTGGCTAAAAAAATAGCTAAAGAAAATAATTTTACTAAATGTTAAAGAAAGGAGTGTATGGTAAGTATTTTTTATTATCATACAAAAAATAAATGGATAATAGTTTTAGATTTTTAAAAGGTTCAAAAATGACACATCCTACGACAGGGATAACTTTGGAGTATTTGGATAAATCTGATGCTGTTTGTTTTGTCCTGTTTAATGAGAGTAAGGAAAAAGCAATATTAGTAAAGCAATTTCGTCCGGGGTCTAAGGATTATGAAATTGAAGTTTGTGCTGGATTAATTGATGGTAATGAGAAGCCTAGAGTTGCTGCATTTAGAGAGCTGAAAGAGGAAACTGGGTATTTGGAAAAAGATGTGACAGATATTGAAGAATTGCCACAAGGGCTATATGTATCGCCAGGATACACAACTGAAAGATTATATTTTTTCAGTGCAAAACTAAAATCTGATGATGTTAAGCCTATAGAGCAGTCACTCGACCATGGGGAAGAAGTGGAAGTAGTATGGGTCGATGTGAAGGATATTACAAAGGTGTCAAGAGATATGAAAACAATACTTGCAGTAACTTATTTTTCAAAAGAAGCTAAATAATTTTAATCTATAAATTGACTTTTATACTAAAAAAGGAAGGGAGGAGATTATGAAGATTTATTTGCCGTTGCCTGTAATAATACTAATTTTTTATCTAATTTATATAACTTTTTTGATAATTATGAAAAAGATTAGATTTAATGCAGAAAATTTAGAAGAATTGGGTGGAGAATTTATATTCACTTTTATAAAAAAAATAAAAAAAGAACAGATATATTTTAATATTGATGAAGTTAAGATGTGTGTTTTAACAAGGATTTTTATTCGTCAGGGAACTTTTAGAACGATA
Proteins encoded in this window:
- a CDS encoding membrane lipoprotein lipid attachment site-containing protein; this encodes MKKIILFICILIGVSSCSYINYVKQYTAKTKNEGRQDKIGRELLEKNTQKIVWNEMELIVPENTTIDTNGRLNYNNQELEIEFKKTNNREELCRNKSYKIQWFKKYNEDYVTLGGYRYDNLKYHSDSNLKLAERIAIKNKFSECR
- a CDS encoding NUDIX hydrolase codes for the protein MDNSFRFLKGSKMTHPTTGITLEYLDKSDAVCFVLFNESKEKAILVKQFRPGSKDYEIEVCAGLIDGNEKPRVAAFRELKEETGYLEKDVTDIEELPQGLYVSPGYTTERLYFFSAKLKSDDVKPIEQSLDHGEEVEVVWVDVKDITKVSRDMKTILAVTYFSKEAK